The following proteins come from a genomic window of Pseudomonas cichorii:
- a CDS encoding substrate-binding periplasmic protein, which translates to MGQPRLFLSSLLLGLMVLPSFASAAGKCERLIVTGSPDTPPYLWRDPQDPRHLMGANADLLRRAADSLDLDVEFLYAGKRSQALEEARTGRMDMLVDAPLNQAQLDSFDYIQPPITHNEILVWTRHDRALPFSSLADLHGRSGAISERTRLTQSFEATAKEHLTLERLPNLTLAFQKLALGQVEYVLAGRYAGMVMMQTLGLSSDLVAQPEPLDKPGLYLALSVNSACNDPWLRGQLVKKMTELASSGLAGEAIQRNLDVWKAQLLQPASTSVPNK; encoded by the coding sequence ATGGGCCAGCCAAGGCTGTTTTTGTCTTCGCTTCTTCTGGGGCTGATGGTGCTGCCGTCGTTTGCATCGGCGGCAGGCAAGTGCGAGCGACTGATCGTCACCGGCAGCCCGGATACACCGCCTTACCTGTGGCGCGATCCGCAGGACCCAAGGCACTTGATGGGTGCCAATGCCGACCTGCTCAGGCGGGCGGCCGATTCTCTGGATCTGGATGTCGAGTTTCTGTATGCGGGCAAGCGCAGCCAGGCGCTGGAAGAGGCGCGCACCGGTCGTATGGACATGCTGGTCGATGCGCCACTGAATCAGGCTCAGCTTGATTCGTTCGACTATATCCAGCCGCCAATCACCCACAATGAAATCCTGGTCTGGACCCGTCACGATCGTGCCTTGCCCTTCAGTTCTCTCGCCGACCTGCACGGGCGGTCGGGCGCTATCTCTGAAAGGACTCGTCTTACCCAGTCATTCGAGGCAACGGCTAAAGAACACCTGACGCTGGAGCGCTTGCCCAATCTGACCCTGGCCTTTCAGAAACTGGCGCTGGGGCAGGTCGAATATGTACTGGCTGGACGCTATGCAGGCATGGTCATGATGCAAACCCTTGGCTTGTCGTCTGATCTGGTCGCTCAGCCTGAACCCCTTGATAAACCGGGCCTGTATCTGGCGTTATCAGTGAATTCGGCCTGTAACGATCCATGGTTGCGCGGACAGTTGGTGAAAAAGATGACAGAATTGGCGTCTTCGGGCCTTGCGGGTGAAGCTATCCAGCGCAATCTGGATGTGTGGAAAGCTCAGTTGCTGCAACCTGCCAGCACCAGCGTCCCAAACAAGTAG
- a CDS encoding OmpA family protein, protein MNRVTRVLSGCLLLGVAGLSGCASHQDSEQALRQAGTDFQKVKEDPNVLRSAPKDVIRSGESLARAERLSSYLGSGADVSHYAYLSTRYSEIAREHSNLMLAQEQLAKLEMERQRLQLALREAKLASAQQHGKWLEDQILSLATTQTDRGLVMTLGDVLFDPGHAELKSSANRTVLKVVQFLLLNPRRTVRIEGYTDSTGDRQENLKLSRDRAQSVADVLIDLGVDDKRIQVEGYGQQYPVDVNASERGRAQNRRVEIVFSDDKGQLGAAR, encoded by the coding sequence ATGAACCGTGTTACCCGTGTATTGAGCGGATGCCTTTTGCTGGGCGTTGCAGGCCTGTCTGGTTGTGCGAGTCATCAGGACAGTGAGCAGGCGCTGCGTCAGGCCGGTACAGATTTCCAGAAAGTGAAAGAAGACCCGAATGTACTGCGCAGTGCGCCCAAGGACGTGATCCGTTCAGGCGAATCGCTGGCGAGGGCAGAGCGCCTGTCGAGTTATCTGGGCAGCGGAGCCGATGTCAGTCATTACGCCTACCTGAGTACCCGGTACAGCGAGATTGCCCGTGAGCACAGCAACCTGATGCTGGCCCAGGAGCAACTGGCCAAACTGGAGATGGAGCGTCAACGCCTGCAACTGGCGTTGCGCGAGGCCAAGCTGGCCAGTGCGCAGCAGCATGGCAAGTGGCTGGAAGATCAGATACTCAGCCTTGCGACTACGCAGACCGACCGTGGCCTGGTCATGACCCTGGGCGATGTGCTGTTCGATCCGGGGCATGCCGAACTGAAAAGCTCTGCCAATCGCACGGTGCTCAAAGTCGTACAGTTCCTGTTGCTCAATCCTCGCCGCACGGTAAGGATCGAAGGCTACACCGACAGTACCGGTGACCGGCAGGAAAACCTGAAACTGTCCCGTGATCGCGCACAGTCGGTCGCCGATGTGCTGATCGACCTGGGTGTTGACGACAAGCGCATTCAGGTCGAGGGTTATGGTCAGCAATATCCGGTCGATGTGAACGCCTCCGAGCGTGGGCGAGCACAAAATCGTCGTGTAGAAATCGTCTTTTCCGACGACAAGGGCCAGCTAGGCGCTGCCCGGTAA
- a CDS encoding electron transfer flavoprotein subunit alpha/FixB family protein → MTILVIAEHDNAAVAPATLNTIAAAQKIGGDINVLVAGSGVSAVAAAAAKIAGVTKVLVADNAAYAHQLPENVAPLVVELATGYSHVLAAATSNGKNILPRVAAQLDVDQISEIVSVESADTFKRPIYAGNAIATVQSSASIKVITVRATGFDPVAAEGGSAAVEAVSVAHDAGKSSFVGEELAKSDRPELTAAKIVVSGGRGMQNGDNFKHLYALADKLGAAVGASRAAVDAGFVPNDMQVGQTGKIVAPQLYIAVGISGAIQHLAGMKDSKVIVAINKDEEAPIFQVADYGLVADLFEAVPELEKLV, encoded by the coding sequence ATGACGATCCTGGTTATCGCTGAACATGACAATGCAGCTGTGGCTCCAGCCACGCTGAACACCATTGCCGCTGCCCAGAAGATCGGTGGCGATATCAATGTCCTGGTGGCCGGTTCCGGCGTAAGTGCTGTCGCCGCAGCTGCTGCAAAGATCGCGGGCGTTACCAAGGTACTGGTTGCCGACAATGCTGCCTACGCGCATCAGTTGCCGGAAAACGTAGCACCGCTGGTCGTCGAGCTGGCAACTGGCTATAGCCATGTTCTGGCGGCTGCGACCTCCAATGGCAAAAACATCCTGCCTCGCGTTGCAGCACAGCTGGATGTGGATCAGATCTCCGAAATCGTTTCGGTTGAATCGGCTGACACCTTCAAGCGTCCGATCTACGCCGGTAACGCTATTGCCACCGTGCAATCGAGTGCGTCGATCAAGGTCATCACCGTCCGTGCGACCGGTTTCGATCCGGTCGCTGCAGAAGGTGGTTCGGCTGCGGTCGAAGCTGTCTCTGTTGCTCATGATGCAGGCAAGTCCTCCTTCGTTGGCGAAGAGCTGGCCAAGTCCGATCGCCCAGAACTGACCGCTGCCAAAATCGTCGTTTCCGGCGGTCGCGGCATGCAGAACGGCGATAACTTCAAGCACCTGTACGCCCTGGCGGACAAGCTGGGTGCTGCGGTGGGCGCATCCCGCGCCGCGGTCGATGCCGGTTTCGTGCCCAACGACATGCAGGTCGGGCAGACCGGCAAGATCGTTGCTCCTCAGTTGTACATCGCGGTGGGTATTTCCGGTGCGATCCAGCATCTGGCGGGCATGAAGGACTCCAAGGTGATCGTCGCGATCAACAAGGACGAAGAAGCTCCGATCTTCCAGGTGGCTGATTACGGTCTGGTGGCTGATCTGTTTGAAGCGGTGCCTGAGCTGGAAAAGCTGGTTTAA
- a CDS encoding electron transfer flavoprotein subunit beta/FixA family protein translates to MKVLVAVKRVVDYNVKVRVKADNSGVDLANVKMSMNPFCEIAVEEAVRLKEKGVASEIVVVTIGPTTAQEQLRTALALGADRAVLVESAEDLTSLAVAKLLKAVVDKEQPQLVILGKQAIDSDNNQTGQMLAALSGYPQGTFASKVEVSGDKVAVTREIDGGLQTVSLSLPAIVTTDLRLNEPRYASLPNIMKAKKKPLETLTPDALGVSTASTNKTVKVEAPAARSAGIKVKSVAELVEKLKTEAKVI, encoded by the coding sequence ATGAAGGTTCTTGTAGCTGTCAAACGAGTGGTCGACTACAACGTCAAGGTTCGCGTCAAGGCGGACAACTCCGGCGTCGATCTTGCCAACGTCAAAATGTCCATGAACCCCTTCTGCGAAATTGCTGTGGAAGAGGCTGTCCGCCTGAAAGAAAAGGGCGTGGCCAGCGAAATCGTCGTGGTCACCATCGGCCCGACCACCGCTCAGGAGCAGCTGCGTACTGCTCTGGCGCTGGGTGCCGACCGTGCCGTACTGGTCGAGTCTGCCGAGGACCTGACCTCCCTGGCCGTGGCCAAGCTGCTCAAGGCTGTTGTCGACAAGGAGCAGCCACAACTGGTGATCCTGGGCAAACAGGCCATCGACAGCGATAACAATCAGACTGGCCAGATGCTGGCTGCCCTGAGCGGTTACCCGCAAGGTACCTTTGCTTCCAAGGTCGAAGTGTCGGGCGACAAGGTTGCCGTGACCCGCGAAATCGACGGTGGTCTGCAAACCGTATCCCTGAGCCTGCCGGCTATCGTGACCACAGACCTGCGTCTGAACGAGCCACGTTATGCTTCGCTGCCCAACATCATGAAGGCCAAGAAAAAGCCGCTTGAAACGCTGACCCCGGATGCATTGGGCGTTTCCACCGCTTCGACCAACAAGACTGTCAAGGTTGAAGCGCCGGCAGCACGTAGCGCCGGTATCAAAGTGAAGTCGGTGGCCGAACTGGTCGAAAAACTGAAAACCGAAGCGAAGGTAATCTAA
- a CDS encoding electron transfer flavoprotein-ubiquinone oxidoreductase, with product MEREYMEFDVVIVGAGPSGLSAACRLKQKAAEAGQEISVCVVEKGSEVGAHILSGAVFEPRALNELFPNWQELGAPLNTPVKRDDIYMLRSAEKSVKVPDLFVPKTMHNQGNYIISLGNLCRWLAQQAENLGVEIYPGFAAQEALFDENGVVRGIITGDLGVDREGNPKEGLYTPGMELRGKYTLFAEGCRGHIGKQLIKRFNLDSEADAQHYGIGLKEIWEVDPAKHEQGLVVHTAGWPLDDENMGGSFLYHLENNQVVVGLIIDLSYSNPYLSPFDEFQRYKHHPVIKQYLEGGKRISYGARAICKGGLNSLPKMVFAGGALIGCDLGTLNFAKIKGSHTAMKSGMLAAESVADALLSGKEGGDVLTSYVDAFKASWLHEELFASRNFGPAMHKFGAVMGGAFNFIDQNIFGGKIPFTLHDTKPDYACLKLAADSKKIDYPKPDGKLSFDKLSSVFLSSTNHEEEQPCHLKLTDPSIPITSNLPLYDEPAQRYCPAGVYEVITQEDGEKRFQINAQNCVHCKTCDIKDPAQNITWVAPEGAGGPTYPNM from the coding sequence GTGGAACGCGAATACATGGAATTCGACGTCGTCATCGTCGGAGCCGGCCCTTCCGGGCTTTCTGCCGCGTGCCGTCTTAAACAGAAGGCAGCCGAAGCGGGCCAGGAAATCAGCGTCTGCGTGGTAGAAAAAGGCTCCGAAGTCGGCGCACATATTCTGTCCGGCGCGGTATTCGAACCTCGCGCCCTGAACGAGCTCTTCCCGAACTGGCAAGAACTTGGCGCGCCACTCAACACGCCGGTCAAGCGTGATGACATCTATATGCTGCGCAGCGCCGAAAAGTCCGTGAAAGTACCGGACCTGTTCGTGCCCAAGACCATGCACAACCAGGGCAACTACATCATTTCCCTGGGCAACCTGTGCCGCTGGCTCGCCCAGCAGGCCGAAAACCTGGGTGTCGAGATCTATCCGGGCTTTGCCGCCCAGGAAGCCCTGTTCGACGAAAACGGCGTGGTACGCGGGATCATCACCGGCGACCTGGGCGTTGACCGCGAAGGCAATCCGAAAGAAGGCCTGTACACCCCGGGCATGGAACTGCGTGGCAAGTACACCCTGTTCGCCGAAGGGTGCCGCGGCCATATCGGCAAGCAACTGATCAAACGCTTCAACCTCGACAGCGAAGCCGATGCCCAGCACTACGGCATCGGCCTGAAGGAAATCTGGGAAGTCGATCCGGCGAAGCATGAGCAAGGACTGGTGGTGCATACCGCTGGCTGGCCGCTGGACGACGAGAACATGGGCGGCTCTTTCCTGTATCACCTGGAAAACAATCAAGTGGTCGTCGGTCTGATTATCGACTTGTCCTACAGCAACCCTTACCTGTCGCCTTTCGACGAATTCCAGCGTTACAAGCACCATCCGGTCATCAAACAGTACCTGGAAGGCGGCAAACGCATCAGCTACGGCGCCCGCGCCATCTGCAAGGGCGGCCTGAATTCCCTGCCGAAAATGGTTTTCGCGGGCGGCGCACTGATCGGTTGCGACCTGGGCACCCTGAACTTCGCCAAGATCAAGGGCAGCCACACAGCCATGAAGTCCGGCATGCTGGCTGCAGAGTCGGTGGCCGACGCCCTGCTCTCAGGCAAGGAAGGCGGCGATGTGCTGACTTCTTATGTAGACGCCTTCAAGGCCAGCTGGCTGCATGAAGAACTGTTCGCCAGCCGTAACTTCGGCCCGGCGATGCACAAGTTCGGCGCGGTCATGGGCGGTGCATTCAACTTCATCGACCAGAACATTTTCGGTGGCAAGATCCCGTTCACCTTGCACGACACCAAGCCGGACTATGCCTGCCTCAAGCTGGCAGCCGACTCGAAGAAGATCGACTACCCCAAACCGGATGGCAAGCTCAGCTTCGACAAGCTCAGCTCGGTATTCCTCTCCAGCACCAACCATGAAGAGGAACAACCTTGCCACCTGAAGCTGACCGATCCGAGCATTCCGATCACCAGCAACCTGCCGCTTTATGACGAACCTGCCCAGCGTTACTGCCCGGCTGGCGTTTATGAAGTGATTACCCAGGAAGATGGCGAGAAACGCTTCCAGATCAACGCCCAGAACTGCGTGCACTGCAAGACCTGCGACATCAAGGATCCTGCGCAGAACATCACCTGGGTGGCGCCGGAAGGGGCTGGCGGGCCGACTTATCCGAATATGTAG
- a CDS encoding YkgJ family cysteine cluster protein produces the protein MDCRSGCGACCIAPSITSPIPGMPDGKPAGERCLHLSIELLCGLFGMAERPAVCSQFKAAQDVCGVDQAEAIRLIGWWEKATAVA, from the coding sequence ATGGACTGCCGCTCCGGTTGTGGTGCTTGCTGCATCGCTCCGTCTATTACTTCTCCCATTCCGGGCATGCCAGATGGCAAGCCGGCGGGTGAGCGTTGCCTGCATTTATCCATCGAGTTGCTCTGTGGTCTGTTTGGCATGGCCGAGCGGCCTGCTGTGTGCAGTCAGTTCAAGGCGGCGCAAGATGTTTGTGGCGTTGATCAGGCCGAGGCTATTCGTCTGATTGGCTGGTGGGAAAAAGCAACTGCGGTTGCATGA
- a CDS encoding aminotransferase-like domain-containing protein, with product MTNLLLYQRIAQQLAEDIRRGVYQPGERVPSVRKMSSQLNVSHATVLQAYANLEDQGLIRARPQSGYYVHQTPALTASTPDIARVERPGLVTRSSIIQQVLEESRREGVFALGAAVPHVDYLPVRALHQQLAKVTRFHSPRAFSYMFSPGFEPLRRQVAIRMRDAGVVVDPYEVVITHGCVDALQMALRVLTQPGDLIAAESPAYYGLLQLADLLGLKVIEIPSDPSTGISLEALQLAANQWSIKALVLTARLSNPLGGTMPEERQKNLLRLASDFDIQIVEDDVYGELMFEVGRTKALKAFDRLGRVIYCSSFSKTLSPGVRIGWMIAGKYQAEIQRLQTFSTHSACSVTQMAIAAYLENGGYDRHLRFIRLEYRKNLSAFQLAVQQFFPEGTQMSRPVGGFILWVSLPGRVNTQELHVRALEQGISIAPGLIFSNTEQFNHCIRLNCGMPWNREAERALMTLGMLAKQLCQETVPAY from the coding sequence ATGACCAATCTTTTGCTTTATCAACGCATCGCTCAGCAGTTGGCGGAAGACATCCGCCGGGGCGTCTATCAGCCCGGCGAGCGTGTGCCATCGGTCCGCAAAATGAGTTCGCAGCTCAATGTCAGCCATGCAACGGTATTGCAGGCCTACGCCAATCTTGAAGATCAGGGCCTGATCCGGGCTCGCCCGCAGTCCGGGTATTACGTGCATCAGACACCTGCGCTGACGGCATCGACGCCAGATATTGCGCGAGTGGAGCGTCCAGGTCTGGTGACCCGCAGCAGCATCATCCAGCAGGTGCTTGAAGAATCTCGTCGTGAAGGTGTGTTTGCCCTCGGGGCAGCGGTGCCGCACGTGGATTATCTGCCGGTCCGTGCCCTGCATCAGCAACTGGCCAAGGTGACGCGCTTTCACAGCCCTCGGGCGTTCAGTTATATGTTCAGCCCCGGTTTCGAGCCATTGCGCAGACAGGTTGCCATCCGCATGCGTGATGCGGGCGTTGTGGTAGATCCTTATGAAGTGGTGATTACCCACGGTTGCGTCGATGCCCTGCAAATGGCCCTGCGGGTGCTGACGCAGCCCGGCGACCTGATCGCGGCCGAGTCACCGGCTTATTACGGTCTGCTGCAACTGGCGGATCTGCTGGGGCTCAAGGTCATCGAGATTCCCAGTGACCCATCGACGGGTATTAGCCTGGAGGCTCTGCAGCTGGCGGCCAACCAGTGGTCGATCAAGGCTTTGGTGCTGACCGCACGCTTGAGTAATCCGCTGGGTGGCACCATGCCGGAAGAGCGGCAGAAGAACCTGCTGCGACTGGCATCGGACTTTGATATCCAGATCGTTGAAGATGATGTGTACGGCGAGCTGATGTTTGAAGTGGGGCGTACCAAGGCCTTGAAAGCCTTCGATCGCCTTGGTCGAGTGATTTATTGCTCCAGTTTTTCCAAGACACTGTCGCCGGGTGTGCGCATTGGCTGGATGATTGCCGGGAAATATCAGGCGGAAATCCAGCGCTTGCAGACCTTCAGCACTCATTCAGCCTGCAGTGTGACGCAGATGGCTATCGCGGCTTATCTGGAAAACGGTGGTTATGACCGGCATTTGCGTTTTATTCGCCTGGAGTATCGCAAGAATCTGAGTGCTTTCCAGTTGGCGGTGCAGCAGTTCTTCCCCGAGGGGACTCAGATGAGTCGTCCGGTAGGTGGCTTTATTCTCTGGGTCAGCTTGCCGGGGCGCGTCAATACCCAGGAATTGCATGTGCGGGCGCTGGAGCAGGGTATCAGTATCGCGCCGGGTCTTATTTTCAGTAATACAGAACAGTTCAATCACTGTATTCGTCTGAACTGTGGCATGCCCTGGAATCGTGAAGCGGAGCGTGCGCTGATGACATTGGGGATGCTGGCCAAACAATTGTGTCAAGAAACTGTGCCGGCTTATTGA
- a CDS encoding translation initiation factor 2: protein MNNAFRCLGLFVVVLLSACDSQDAPVPKPKVEAGVAAPVAPAVQPPAAAVEPAVSRPAAPVHELKPGVPVVPVVAGKGEVTPPRPVSVAKSPASREAAKTPAVKAAPAKEKAVAVTARREKNKTAKASVKDVRLPQPKLDLSLPPEMVKELSPPANVITAKRKPLLPQMFGSKGSSSDPSPFELNGRLLSNEMQLQMRNESRRDIEGAALDFKFKQ, encoded by the coding sequence ATGAATAATGCGTTTCGTTGTCTCGGATTGTTCGTCGTTGTGTTGTTGAGCGCTTGCGACTCTCAAGACGCGCCGGTTCCAAAGCCGAAGGTTGAGGCAGGCGTGGCTGCGCCTGTTGCGCCTGCTGTTCAGCCGCCAGCTGCCGCCGTTGAGCCGGCAGTGTCCAGGCCTGCTGCGCCAGTGCATGAGTTGAAGCCTGGTGTCCCGGTTGTTCCTGTGGTTGCGGGTAAGGGGGAGGTAACGCCGCCGCGCCCTGTTTCTGTCGCTAAATCGCCTGCTTCCAGAGAGGCTGCAAAGACTCCAGCGGTCAAGGCTGCTCCTGCTAAAGAGAAGGCCGTTGCTGTTACCGCCAGGCGCGAAAAGAACAAGACGGCTAAAGCTTCGGTCAAGGATGTCCGTTTGCCTCAGCCCAAGCTTGACTTGAGCCTGCCGCCAGAAATGGTCAAAGAGCTTTCTCCTCCTGCCAATGTGATTACTGCCAAGCGCAAGCCTTTGCTGCCGCAGATGTTTGGCAGCAAGGGGTCATCATCTGATCCCAGTCCTTTCGAGCTCAATGGGCGCCTGCTGAGCAATGAAATGCAGCTGCAAATGCGCAATGAAAGTCGTCGCGATATCGAAGGGGCTGCGCTGGATTTCAAATTCAAGCAGTAA
- a CDS encoding DUF4398 domain-containing protein, whose protein sequence is MSIRPLVAFMAIATLVGCASDPAPTEQFKLTEQALEQAKAVGASDEQPELVNAQSAFAQARADMADKSYKDARMNAERAELDARLAEARVLTLKSQEQINQLNVRLNRLRKQLGEAQ, encoded by the coding sequence GTGAGTATTCGCCCTTTAGTTGCATTCATGGCCATCGCCACGTTGGTCGGTTGTGCCAGCGATCCGGCACCGACCGAACAGTTCAAGCTGACCGAGCAGGCTCTGGAGCAGGCCAAGGCCGTCGGCGCCAGCGATGAGCAGCCCGAACTGGTCAATGCGCAATCCGCATTTGCCCAGGCACGTGCCGACATGGCCGATAAATCCTACAAGGATGCGCGCATGAACGCCGAGCGTGCCGAGCTTGATGCGCGCCTGGCGGAAGCGAGGGTGTTGACCCTGAAAAGTCAGGAGCAGATCAATCAGTTGAATGTTCGCCTCAATCGTCTGCGCAAACAGTTGGGGGAAGCTCAATGA